The DNA segment TCTTCGTCGCTCAAGAAGTTCGAGACTGGTTGTTTTGCCTATTGTTTTCAAAATCAATGTACGCCCTCGAAGTTGTTTCTGAGTCTCGGCATCGAGACCGAGCAAAATTTCTTCTCCGTTATAAATAGACTCCGCGAAAGATGTAGACGCTCTAGGGAGTAAGCTTAGGCCCGATTCGCCAATGATCAATTGATAAGTGGTGTTGTCTGGATCGGCTAGATGGCTTTGGATGAATCGTTTTGCTTCTTCAGAGATTAACATAACTGTTCCTTGGGTCTGGGTTGTGCGTTGTTGATTGGGTATCTGCAAACGAAGTGCCATCGAGCAATCTGACTTTATGCATCGATTTTGGAGGGTTGCAGGAACCGCTCGGACTGGCGGGTTTAACTTAAACTAAGTTCACGGATTAACTTATGAATTAATCGATAACCGGTCTCTTATGACTTGATGGTTGGCATGGCTGACCATCGAAGTTTATGGCGCAGCGCGTTGCAGATGTTCCGGGTATTGGTGGGTCAGTGAAGATTTTTTTGTCGTCAGTTTCGACTATTTTAGTCACTTTCGACAGGCACGGGGTTCGGTTAGCGCTGAAATATGGACCTTTTTTTAACTTTTTGAAACATCATTGAATTGGCACCACTCCTGCAAAGTCTCTGGTATGATGACTCAAATTTATAAATTACCTCCCGTTGAAGAAGAAACCCATCCCAGTACTTTTCCGCTTTATGCGGCAGCTAGATTAGTGGTTCAGGCCCACCGACCTTATCTAGACGCTCTGGGAATGACTTACCCGCAGTACCTGATCGTCCAGACGCTTAGAGAGCGCAATGGGCAGAGTGTGACTGAGATAGCAGACGGTCTTTTTTTAGATGCTGGGACCGTAACTCCTATTCTTAAGCGTCTTCAAAGTCGTGGTGTCATTCTTCGAGAACGGTCCAAGAAAGATGAGCGCACCGTTTTAAACTATTTGACCTATGAAGGAGAAAGGCTGGCTTTGGAGTCTTCTGATGTTCCAGTAAAAGCAATGAATCGAGGCCTTATGCGTCAGGATTTGATTGAGCCGTTGTTGAATGAGGCGCGTAGCTTATTGGTTCTGCTTACGGTTTAAGACTCTTGGGCCTTGGCGCTTCAGGTTCCTACTCTATTGTGATGCAGTTGTAAGTTGA comes from the Deltaproteobacteria bacterium genome and includes:
- a CDS encoding MarR family transcriptional regulator; protein product: MMTQIYKLPPVEEETHPSTFPLYAAARLVVQAHRPYLDALGMTYPQYLIVQTLRERNGQSVTEIADGLFLDAGTVTPILKRLQSRGVILRERSKKDERTVLNYLTYEGERLALESSDVPVKAMNRGLMRQDLIEPLLNEARSLLVLLTV